The Paenibacillus tianjinensis genome has a window encoding:
- a CDS encoding carbohydrate ABC transporter permease has translation MSTLRIFRKKPDDLGFFGKLGFYLFLIIGALISVFPFYWMFVVGTNDKGAVFHVPPLLTVGDQFFHNFKRVLEKADFFQALGNSLFVSSAVTLSVVFFCTLAGYAFAKYEFPLKNGLFIFVIATLIVPQQLGVLPTYVIMAKLHWIDSYKALIVPAMVNAFGIFWMRQYISTAVPTELIEAGRIDGGGHFRIFWKIAVPVITPAMATLGILNFMTVWNDFFWPLVVLKNKEHYTIQLALQQLFTTRDGLDYGMIMSATFTATLPLLIVFLLFSRWVIAGLTSGAIKS, from the coding sequence GTGAGTACACTGCGTATATTTAGGAAAAAACCGGATGATCTCGGGTTCTTCGGCAAATTAGGCTTCTATCTCTTCTTGATTATTGGAGCACTCATTTCGGTCTTCCCGTTTTACTGGATGTTTGTCGTAGGAACCAATGACAAGGGTGCTGTGTTTCATGTACCGCCATTGCTGACGGTCGGAGACCAGTTCTTCCACAATTTCAAGCGAGTGCTGGAGAAGGCTGACTTCTTCCAGGCGCTCGGCAACTCGTTGTTTGTTTCGTCAGCGGTAACCCTTTCTGTTGTATTTTTCTGTACTCTGGCCGGTTATGCCTTTGCCAAATATGAATTTCCGCTTAAAAACGGGCTCTTTATATTTGTTATTGCCACGTTAATCGTTCCGCAGCAGCTCGGTGTATTGCCTACTTATGTCATTATGGCTAAACTGCACTGGATTGACAGCTATAAAGCGCTAATTGTTCCGGCCATGGTTAATGCCTTCGGGATCTTCTGGATGCGCCAGTATATTTCTACGGCCGTTCCAACCGAGCTGATAGAGGCTGGACGGATTGACGGAGGCGGTCATTTCCGCATCTTCTGGAAAATTGCCGTACCTGTAATTACACCTGCAATGGCGACCCTGGGCATCCTCAACTTCATGACGGTATGGAATGATTTCTTCTGGCCGCTCGTAGTCTTGAAAAACAAGGAACATTATACGATTCAGCTCGCCCTGCAGCAGCTCTTTACAACCCGTGACGGTCTTGATTATGGTATGATCATGTCCGCAACCTTTACCGCCACCCTGCCGCTGCTGATCGTGTTCCTTCTGTTCAGCCGCTGGGTCATTGCCGGCCTGACTTCAGGCGCAATCAAGAGTTAA
- a CDS encoding sensor histidine kinase, translating into MKLRRKILFAIILLVFIPVIIMGTVTYVYFSSAMEKKSSNFYWISLLETDRKLKFALSEISSITNSAITQPAIQQSLKQPNFVLTYDRKQEINNLLINHPMITSFSLYGKDRLLYQYNAPMSFADMRKQVWYGAMESAEGRPVWSGPGENGSETSGNPVLVQARVIKDYYSLEDIGYLVVYVKPDLLDQIFWEAATLKKGDILLVNKQGNIVFNKSGEHIGQRTDFPFLQEDYTQTQDYYIDNYQGEKSLITYLPSHNADWYLAAITPMNLISSESASIRNLAIILGTVSLLSAFLFDRYFIRRLVRSINSAVNGMKRVKQGIFMPIYSPVRSDDESDLLIDGFNRMSSQISELIQQVQTEQGRKKEAEMQALMAQINPHFIYNSLESINSMAVLAGNRDISKMVVSLGKLLRISISQNQELIPLQMEFEHVRHYLDIQKFRFEDKFSYAIDLPDPLKLVMTQKLIVQPIVENALYHAIEQMEEHGVITIGAQENGKDIIIIVKDNGPGFDLSTLMSLWDKEHSNPKKYSDNGVGLRNVHERLNIRFGNPYGILVCSSPGFGSTICIRIPKIQP; encoded by the coding sequence ATGAAGCTACGGCGCAAAATTTTATTCGCAATTATTCTTCTCGTGTTCATTCCCGTAATCATTATGGGTACCGTTACCTACGTATATTTCTCAAGTGCGATGGAGAAGAAATCAAGTAATTTCTATTGGATCTCTCTTTTGGAGACAGACCGCAAACTTAAATTTGCGCTCAGTGAAATCTCTTCGATCACCAATTCGGCCATTACACAGCCTGCGATTCAGCAGTCGCTGAAGCAGCCGAATTTTGTGCTGACGTATGACCGCAAGCAGGAAATCAACAATCTGTTGATCAACCATCCGATGATTACCTCCTTCAGCCTTTACGGCAAGGACCGTTTGCTTTATCAGTACAATGCACCGATGTCTTTTGCAGACATGCGAAAACAGGTGTGGTATGGCGCCATGGAAAGTGCGGAGGGCCGGCCCGTCTGGTCAGGTCCAGGAGAGAATGGCTCCGAAACCTCCGGAAATCCGGTGCTTGTACAAGCCAGAGTCATCAAAGACTATTATTCCCTTGAGGATATAGGCTACCTCGTCGTTTATGTTAAGCCTGATTTGCTTGATCAGATTTTCTGGGAAGCAGCAACGCTGAAGAAAGGGGATATTCTGCTTGTCAACAAACAGGGCAATATCGTCTTCAATAAATCCGGGGAGCATATCGGACAGCGGACGGATTTTCCTTTTTTACAGGAGGATTATACCCAGACGCAGGACTATTACATCGACAATTATCAAGGAGAGAAGTCACTGATTACTTATCTCCCTTCACATAATGCGGACTGGTATCTGGCAGCGATCACACCAATGAATCTGATTTCCTCGGAGTCGGCTTCCATCCGCAATTTAGCCATTATCTTGGGAACGGTTTCACTTTTGTCCGCCTTTTTGTTTGACCGTTATTTTATCCGGAGGCTTGTGCGCAGCATCAACAGTGCGGTCAACGGGATGAAAAGGGTGAAGCAAGGGATTTTTATGCCCATATACAGCCCTGTCCGGTCCGATGATGAAAGCGACCTGCTGATTGACGGATTCAACCGGATGAGCTCACAAATTAGTGAACTGATCCAGCAGGTGCAGACAGAACAGGGACGCAAAAAGGAAGCGGAAATGCAGGCGCTCATGGCGCAGATCAATCCGCATTTTATCTATAATTCACTCGAATCCATCAACTCCATGGCGGTGCTGGCAGGTAACCGTGATATCAGTAAGATGGTCGTCTCACTCGGCAAGCTGCTGCGGATCAGCATCAGTCAGAATCAGGAGCTGATTCCGCTGCAGATGGAGTTTGAGCATGTCCGGCATTATCTGGATATCCAGAAATTCCGCTTTGAAGATAAGTTTAGTTATGCCATCGATCTGCCGGATCCGCTCAAACTGGTGATGACCCAGAAGCTGATCGTACAGCCAATCGTAGAGAACGCGCTATATCACGCCATTGAGCAGATGGAAGAGCACGGGGTGATTACAATCGGTGCACAGGAGAACGGCAAGGATATTATTATCATTGTGAAGGACAATGGTCCGGGCTTTGATCTGTCAACCTTGATGAGTCTATGGGATAAGGAACACAGCAATCCGAAGAAATACAGCGACAACGGGGTGGGGCTCCGGAATGTGCATGAGCGTCTCAACATCCGTTTTGGCAATCCATACGGCATTTTAGTCTGTTCATCTCCGGGATTCGGCTCGACCATCTGTATCCGTATTCCAAAAATACAGCCATGA
- a CDS encoding ABC transporter substrate-binding protein, which produces MRWLTKWGWILLYILIMAGAVLFITIGYKEPIEDNSPEKITLTFRHFWMKEHDRPLLDIFEEVVRDYQKDHPNVKVNFEGLDQTIHREQKLKSEMVTGTPPDMFVLFGGAEIEPYVRSNRLMDLTDFVQENGLRDQFSDLHLWTFNNHIYGLPIEGNAEPLYYNKALFNKLGIKPPGTVEELDKAIRQLKKAGFIPFALGNEDRWPAGIFAHYLMDRYAGPELIQKLVTGKDAVTFMNKAYQQAFGHLKKWIDEGAFSSASNDTSPEEAVRMFTDGEAGMYLNGNWDINLFTGETAPADFQNQVGVIPFPSLNKGTEASIAGGYTIGIGLSSSLTEAKREAALELMKAFYTKEIQTRIVYEGLRIPSMRITFDPEKTGPVFAQVMTVMEENHQSFVPYDNLLSPEVKKTFLSVIEDMIDGGLSADDALGQLQSSSEQYWNLIQSSTFQ; this is translated from the coding sequence GTGAGATGGTTAACCAAATGGGGCTGGATTCTGCTCTATATCTTAATAATGGCCGGAGCGGTGCTGTTTATTACAATAGGCTACAAGGAGCCGATCGAAGACAACTCTCCCGAGAAAATAACGCTGACCTTCCGCCATTTCTGGATGAAGGAGCATGACCGGCCGCTGCTTGACATCTTTGAAGAGGTCGTACGGGATTATCAGAAGGACCATCCGAATGTGAAGGTAAACTTCGAAGGCTTAGACCAGACGATTCACCGTGAGCAGAAGCTGAAAAGCGAAATGGTCACCGGTACGCCGCCCGATATGTTTGTGCTCTTCGGCGGTGCCGAAATCGAGCCTTATGTTCGTTCCAACCGGCTGATGGATCTGACAGATTTCGTGCAGGAGAACGGTCTGAGAGACCAGTTCAGCGATCTGCATCTGTGGACCTTCAATAATCATATTTACGGGCTGCCGATTGAAGGAAATGCGGAACCACTCTATTATAACAAGGCTTTGTTCAATAAGCTGGGTATCAAACCTCCAGGGACGGTGGAAGAGCTTGATAAAGCGATCAGACAGCTGAAAAAAGCCGGCTTCATCCCCTTTGCCCTCGGCAATGAAGACCGCTGGCCCGCAGGCATTTTTGCACATTATCTGATGGACCGTTATGCCGGACCGGAGCTGATTCAGAAGCTGGTAACAGGCAAAGATGCAGTCACCTTTATGAATAAGGCCTATCAGCAGGCTTTTGGGCATCTGAAGAAATGGATAGATGAAGGGGCATTTAGCAGCGCTTCAAATGATACCTCACCAGAAGAGGCGGTCCGGATGTTCACGGACGGCGAAGCCGGGATGTACCTTAACGGTAACTGGGACATCAATCTTTTTACGGGGGAGACAGCTCCTGCTGATTTTCAGAACCAGGTAGGCGTCATTCCCTTTCCTTCATTGAACAAAGGAACTGAAGCCTCGATTGCAGGCGGATATACGATCGGGATCGGCCTCTCTTCCAGCCTGACAGAGGCTAAGCGTGAGGCGGCACTGGAATTGATGAAAGCCTTCTATACGAAGGAAATCCAGACACGGATCGTCTATGAAGGATTAAGAATTCCCTCTATGCGCATTACCTTTGATCCGGAGAAGACGGGTCCGGTGTTCGCACAAGTCATGACGGTGATGGAAGAGAACCACCAGAGCTTCGTGCCATATGACAATTTACTGTCACCTGAAGTGAAAAAGACCTTCCTCAGCGTGATCGAAGATATGATCGATGGCGGCCTGTCTGCTGATGATGCTCTTGGGCAGCTGCAGTCCTCGTCCGAGCAATATTGGAATCTCATACAAAGCTCAACATTTCAATAA
- a CDS encoding response regulator, producing the protein MGARQEKYKVLLVDDEPIILRSLKVAIPWEELGLTIAGEARNGEAALRLIEEHSPHIVISDIRMPVIDGIALMKEVLPRSAKLLFIFISGYGEFEYARDALRLGAFDYLLKPIDHDELTEMLTRARLKLDRQKENEQLMHSVQMLSMLARERMFTEFTLGNPRPLQHLKWLENSELEGEYFMAVVRLDDYAALTAKWSAGEKHLWLFAIRNILEEWSLENGALSIFPFYNGEWVLLFPGSLSTVKKELGERLVADIKRYSKLHCSVGISRSTQGIDQLSTVYPLAAKALYQRFYSGQAGVFIEEETPDDAGREVQYPKELELSLIESIRTLNLERMMALFDEMASFIESQSLPKELAQRIIIELVVVLYRQFEQLNMQAELSLEGLLGKLQGLGTLASVINVLKEDFRGWMQEGSKQVTREDGRSVVDKAKRYIEENYHKDLSIEEVAEVADLSISHFCTLFKQISGYTFLEFVTYYRMEKAKYILQNSSVKVYQVAPLVGYQDPRYFTQVFKKATGKTPTEYREAFTQQANE; encoded by the coding sequence ATGGGTGCACGGCAAGAGAAATATAAAGTGCTGCTGGTGGATGATGAGCCGATCATTCTGCGCAGCCTGAAAGTGGCGATCCCATGGGAGGAGCTGGGTCTTACCATCGCGGGTGAAGCGCGGAACGGTGAAGCGGCATTAAGGCTCATTGAAGAGCATTCTCCGCATATTGTGATCAGTGATATCCGCATGCCTGTGATCGACGGGATTGCTTTAATGAAAGAAGTGCTGCCGCGAAGTGCAAAGCTGCTGTTTATATTTATCAGCGGTTACGGTGAATTCGAATACGCACGGGATGCGCTGCGCCTGGGTGCATTTGACTATCTGCTGAAGCCGATTGACCATGACGAGCTGACGGAAATGCTGACCCGGGCGCGGCTTAAGCTTGACCGCCAGAAAGAGAATGAGCAGCTGATGCATTCGGTGCAGATGCTGTCCATGCTTGCGAGAGAGAGGATGTTCACCGAGTTCACACTTGGCAATCCGCGTCCGCTGCAGCATCTGAAGTGGCTGGAGAACAGCGAACTGGAAGGGGAATATTTCATGGCTGTAGTCCGGCTGGACGATTATGCCGCCCTTACCGCCAAATGGAGCGCCGGGGAGAAACATCTCTGGCTGTTCGCGATCCGCAATATTCTTGAAGAGTGGTCACTGGAGAACGGGGCATTGTCGATCTTCCCATTCTACAATGGGGAGTGGGTGCTGTTGTTCCCAGGAAGCCTAAGTACAGTCAAAAAAGAACTTGGCGAGCGGCTGGTTGCCGATATTAAGCGCTATTCCAAGCTGCATTGCTCGGTGGGCATCAGCCGCAGCACCCAGGGAATTGACCAGTTAAGCACCGTATATCCGCTTGCTGCCAAAGCGCTGTATCAGCGCTTTTACTCCGGTCAGGCGGGAGTATTCATCGAAGAGGAAACGCCGGATGACGCCGGCCGTGAGGTGCAGTATCCGAAGGAGCTGGAGCTTTCGCTCATTGAGAGTATCCGTACCTTGAATCTGGAGCGGATGATGGCCCTGTTCGATGAAATGGCCAGCTTTATCGAATCCCAGTCGCTGCCAAAGGAATTGGCACAGCGGATCATTATCGAGCTTGTAGTTGTCTTGTACAGACAATTTGAGCAGCTGAACATGCAGGCGGAGTTGTCGCTCGAAGGGCTGCTGGGCAAGCTGCAGGGACTGGGGACACTAGCCTCTGTTATTAATGTCCTCAAGGAGGACTTCCGCGGCTGGATGCAGGAGGGCAGCAAGCAGGTGACCCGGGAAGACGGCCGCAGTGTTGTTGATAAGGCCAAACGTTACATTGAAGAAAACTACCATAAAGACCTCAGTATCGAAGAAGTAGCAGAAGTAGCGGACTTAAGCATCAGCCATTTCTGCACCTTGTTCAAACAGATCTCGGGCTATACCTTCCTGGAGTTTGTGACCTACTACCGGATGGAGAAGGCTAAATATATCCTTCAGAACAGCAGTGTAAAGGTCTATCAGGTGGCGCCGCTCGTCGGTTATCAGGACCCCAGATACTTCACCCAGGTGTTCAAAAAGGCAACCGGCAAGACGCCGACAGAATACCGCGAGGCTTTTACCCAGCAGGCAAATGAATAA
- a CDS encoding fatty acid desaturase, whose amino-acid sequence MTKSNATQLSSLKKSVAPFEQNDHKRSINQLINTLGPLILLWTAAYLSLSVSYWLTLLFAVPAAGFVIRTFIIFHDCCHGSFFKNRKANDILGTLTGVLTLVPYRQWKHSHSIHHAGSSNLDKRGIGDIWIMTVDEYIAASPLKRLYYRIYRNPLVMFGAGPIAVFLIQYRFNAKGARRKERINTYLTNILIAALYGAMIWAIGWQAFLLVQLPIVFVSGFLGIWLFYVQHQFEDTFFEHEEEWSYVMAAVEGSSYYKLPKVLQWITGNIGFHHVHHLSPKVPNYNLELAHNATPPLQKATTITIGTSLKALHFRLWDEENKGFVSFKEIKARLRHPLPSVEGLKVRKPELQAK is encoded by the coding sequence ATGACGAAGAGCAATGCTACCCAGCTCTCCAGCCTAAAAAAAAGCGTGGCCCCTTTTGAACAAAACGACCATAAAAGAAGTATTAACCAGCTTATTAATACCCTCGGACCACTGATCCTGTTATGGACCGCAGCCTATTTGAGTCTTTCTGTATCGTATTGGCTGACCCTGTTGTTCGCAGTACCGGCAGCGGGCTTCGTAATCCGTACCTTTATTATTTTCCATGACTGCTGTCATGGTTCATTCTTCAAGAACCGGAAAGCCAACGATATTCTCGGTACACTTACGGGGGTGCTGACCCTGGTGCCTTACCGCCAGTGGAAGCACAGCCATTCGATCCATCATGCCGGCAGCAGCAACCTCGACAAAAGAGGCATCGGCGACATTTGGATTATGACTGTAGATGAATATATTGCGGCGAGTCCGCTGAAACGCTTATACTACCGGATTTACCGCAATCCGCTGGTCATGTTCGGCGCCGGTCCGATTGCCGTATTCCTGATTCAATACCGCTTCAATGCCAAGGGTGCAAGACGTAAAGAGCGCATAAATACGTATCTGACCAATATCCTGATTGCGGCCCTGTACGGGGCGATGATCTGGGCGATCGGCTGGCAGGCTTTCCTGCTGGTACAGCTGCCGATCGTGTTCGTCTCCGGCTTTCTCGGCATCTGGCTGTTCTATGTACAGCATCAGTTCGAGGATACGTTCTTTGAGCATGAAGAGGAATGGAGTTATGTGATGGCTGCTGTGGAAGGAAGCTCTTATTATAAGCTGCCGAAGGTCCTGCAATGGATTACAGGCAACATCGGCTTTCACCATGTGCATCATTTAAGCCCGAAGGTGCCGAACTATAACCTTGAGCTGGCACATAACGCTACACCGCCGCTGCAGAAAGCAACGACAATCACCATCGGTACCAGTCTAAAGGCGCTCCATTTCCGGCTGTGGGATGAGGAGAATAAGGGTTTTGTAAGCTTCAAGGAGATCAAAGCACGGCTGCGTCATCCTTTGCCTTCGGTAGAGGGGCTTAAAGTTCGCAAACCGGAACTCCAGGCCAAATAG
- a CDS encoding sensor histidine kinase has translation MQKWHHIFHKSTGLSPYVWVVFYILPFYSIFRSSSMDRWVYGIVMIIMFFACYVLAFKSKGWVVYFWTSVQIIVSITMTLMFGYMYFALFLAFFIGNIQNRVGFFTIYTIHLLTTIVAINYELITRNPVFLSQLPFVLVSIIAVVLLPVTTYNRNNQDKLQGQLEDANKRISELVIMEERQRISRDLHDTLGQKLSLIGLKSDLASKLISKNPAQAVVEINDVRQTARSALKEVREMITQMRGIRLEDELVRIRQFLQAAEIEFVLEGSPKLTNTSLITENVLSMCIKEAVTNVVRHSGATYCRIGIEPSRTDLVIKVSDNGKGITPPNPDDKGHGLQGMRERLEFINGSMEIVQNSGTTIVVKVPTVIRQLEQEGKEE, from the coding sequence ATGCAGAAGTGGCATCATATTTTTCATAAAAGTACAGGTCTGAGCCCTTATGTTTGGGTTGTGTTCTACATCCTTCCGTTTTACTCGATTTTCCGCTCCTCTTCGATGGATCGATGGGTATATGGAATTGTGATGATTATTATGTTTTTTGCCTGTTATGTGCTTGCTTTCAAATCTAAGGGATGGGTTGTTTATTTCTGGACGAGTGTGCAGATTATCGTATCCATTACGATGACGCTGATGTTCGGTTATATGTATTTTGCACTGTTTCTGGCTTTTTTTATCGGTAATATCCAGAACCGCGTCGGCTTCTTCACCATTTACACGATCCATTTGCTGACGACCATCGTAGCCATTAACTACGAGCTGATTACCCGAAATCCGGTATTTCTGTCGCAGCTGCCGTTTGTGCTGGTGAGTATCATTGCTGTAGTACTGCTTCCCGTCACAACCTATAACCGCAATAATCAGGATAAGCTGCAGGGACAGCTGGAGGATGCCAATAAGAGGATTTCTGAACTGGTCATCATGGAGGAGCGTCAGCGGATCTCCCGTGACCTGCATGATACCCTGGGTCAGAAGCTGTCGCTGATCGGGCTAAAGAGTGACTTGGCCAGCAAGCTGATCAGCAAAAACCCGGCTCAGGCGGTCGTGGAGATCAATGATGTCCGCCAGACAGCCAGAAGCGCGCTGAAAGAGGTCCGTGAAATGATCACACAGATGCGCGGCATCCGGCTGGAAGATGAGCTTGTGCGGATCCGGCAGTTTCTTCAGGCAGCAGAAATTGAATTCGTACTCGAGGGCAGTCCCAAGCTGACAAATACTTCACTGATTACGGAAAATGTGCTCAGCATGTGCATTAAAGAAGCTGTCACGAATGTGGTGAGACACAGCGGCGCTACGTATTGCCGGATTGGAATAGAGCCTTCCCGAACGGATCTGGTAATCAAGGTTTCCGATAACGGGAAAGGCATCACTCCCCCAAATCCGGATGATAAGGGACATGGTCTGCAGGGCATGCGGGAGCGGCTTGAATTTATTAACGGGAGCATGGAAATTGTGCAGAACAGCGGGACAACCATAGTGGTTAAGGTACCTACGGTGATCCGGCAGCTGGAGCAGGAGGGGAAAGAGGAATGA
- a CDS encoding response regulator transcription factor — protein MIKIVIAEDQRMLLGALASLLDLEEDMKVVGRAANGEEAVKLVKLHTPDICIMDIEMPAMTGLEAAEALKNSGCKVMILTTFARAGYFERAVKAGVDAYLLKDSPSEELALSIRSVMAGRRIYAPELMDEAYSSEANPLTQREKEVLGLIADGKNTKEIASQLYITTGTVRNYISVILDKLDVGNRIEAITRFKEKGWFK, from the coding sequence ATGATAAAGATAGTAATTGCTGAGGATCAGCGCATGCTGCTGGGTGCACTGGCTTCGCTGCTTGATCTGGAAGAGGATATGAAGGTGGTCGGGCGTGCAGCCAACGGGGAGGAAGCCGTTAAGCTGGTGAAGCTGCATACGCCTGATATTTGTATTATGGATATAGAAATGCCTGCCATGACCGGACTCGAAGCAGCGGAGGCTCTGAAGAATTCCGGCTGTAAAGTCATGATCCTCACTACCTTTGCCCGGGCCGGCTATTTCGAGCGCGCTGTGAAGGCTGGAGTGGACGCCTATCTGCTGAAGGACAGCCCTAGTGAAGAGCTGGCCCTCTCCATCCGCAGTGTAATGGCCGGCAGACGGATTTATGCACCGGAGCTCATGGATGAAGCTTACAGCAGTGAAGCCAATCCGCTGACGCAGCGGGAGAAGGAAGTGCTCGGACTGATTGCCGACGGCAAAAATACCAAGGAAATCGCCAGCCAGCTGTACATTACAACAGGAACGGTACGAAACTATATCTCAGTTATTCTTGATAAGCTGGATGTTGGCAACCGGATTGAGGCCATTACACGTTTTAAGGAAAAAGGCTGGTTTAAGTAA
- a CDS encoding SWIM zinc finger family protein, with translation MPELTSSYVDSLAPNAASIKNGQGLVRKKSFIQLHRTENGELLFGQCAGSGKTPYECSVDFVAPENPVFRCSCPSRQFPCKHTLGLLYAYVEGQPFTPAQVPETIAAKREKAEKREENKVKQAAEGSGSKPKKVNKSALKKKISAQLEGLALLEKLVLSLIRGGLSAIDAKTLKTVQEHVKQLGNYYLSGAQIELRQFALLLGKGQDREQSYTYAVEQLTRLHAFIKKGRSYLTARSEDPELAPDVESTIDEWLGHAWQLAELKEYGLTEADVELLQLAFYSYDDQARQEFVDLGYWLDMAGGRIHKTVHYRPYKAAKLLREDDSFFDVAKIPLLYKYPGELNARVRYEEMTARPVIPADLAQVRVHAHRSFAEAIKSVKNQLKNPLSDKQPVLLLYAASLGVTENGQYVITDEAGGQLVLGDISSLAQGTLQLLPFLPPASLKGCSLLVMFEHELDQGKLVAQPLSVITDEGITRLLY, from the coding sequence TTGCCTGAACTCACTTCATCCTATGTAGATTCGTTAGCACCGAATGCCGCCTCTATTAAGAACGGACAGGGGCTGGTACGTAAAAAAAGCTTCATCCAGCTTCACCGTACAGAGAACGGAGAGCTGCTATTCGGGCAATGTGCGGGAAGTGGGAAGACACCGTATGAATGCTCTGTAGATTTTGTAGCTCCGGAGAATCCTGTCTTCCGCTGTTCCTGCCCGAGCCGGCAATTTCCCTGCAAGCACACCCTGGGCCTGCTGTATGCCTATGTGGAAGGCCAGCCCTTTACCCCGGCACAAGTTCCTGAGACGATCGCAGCCAAACGCGAAAAGGCGGAGAAACGGGAAGAGAATAAGGTGAAACAGGCTGCCGAAGGCAGCGGGAGTAAACCGAAGAAAGTCAATAAATCAGCACTTAAGAAAAAAATATCAGCCCAGCTTGAAGGGCTGGCCCTACTGGAGAAGCTGGTGCTTTCATTGATCCGCGGCGGGTTATCTGCGATTGATGCCAAGACACTTAAGACCGTTCAGGAGCATGTGAAACAGCTGGGCAACTATTATTTGTCAGGTGCGCAGATTGAGCTGCGCCAGTTCGCGCTGCTGCTGGGGAAAGGGCAGGACCGTGAGCAGAGCTATACATATGCTGTGGAGCAATTGACACGGCTGCATGCCTTCATTAAGAAAGGCCGGAGTTACCTTACCGCAAGAAGCGAGGACCCGGAGCTTGCACCGGATGTTGAATCAACCATTGATGAATGGCTGGGTCACGCCTGGCAGCTGGCAGAACTGAAGGAGTACGGGCTTACAGAGGCAGATGTTGAACTGCTGCAGCTCGCCTTCTACAGCTATGATGATCAGGCACGGCAGGAATTCGTCGATCTCGGGTACTGGCTCGACATGGCCGGCGGCAGGATCCACAAGACTGTACATTACCGTCCTTACAAAGCAGCCAAGCTGCTGCGGGAGGATGACAGCTTCTTTGATGTAGCCAAGATTCCGTTGCTCTACAAATATCCCGGAGAACTCAATGCACGGGTACGTTATGAAGAGATGACAGCAAGACCGGTCATTCCGGCAGATCTGGCTCAGGTTCGGGTGCATGCACACCGCAGCTTTGCGGAAGCAATCAAGAGTGTGAAAAATCAGTTGAAGAATCCGCTCAGCGATAAGCAACCGGTTCTGCTTCTATATGCAGCAAGCCTTGGAGTGACAGAGAACGGCCAATATGTCATAACGGATGAAGCCGGCGGGCAGCTTGTGCTGGGGGATATTTCCTCACTGGCCCAGGGTACGCTCCAGCTGCTGCCATTCCTGCCTCCTGCCAGTCTCAAGGGCTGCTCGCTGCTGGTAATGTTTGAACATGAACTGGACCAGGGCAAGCTGGTTGCCCAGCCGCTAAGCGTCATCACGGATGAGGGGATTACACGTCTTCTATACTAA